Proteins from a genomic interval of Methanothrix sp.:
- a CDS encoding YkgJ family cysteine cluster protein, whose product MSDLERAERISLEELAERIKTMGFRCQRCGDCCTGPDAEVLVFPSEVRRVIAHTDQPWLEVVEPPKTGVWDSDGNFHTLEWMLRRSGNRCAYYDAASGSCRIYPARPDICRTYPFYLDGDELRVSECRGLGMEMDDEEALHIAHELKRRLISEIMEEREVRSRFSGFAAADRPERPTGVCIVHDGEGAHRVPLRRGWTE is encoded by the coding sequence ATGAGTGATCTGGAGAGGGCCGAGAGGATATCACTCGAGGAGCTGGCTGAGAGGATAAAAACGATGGGGTTCAGGTGCCAGCGCTGCGGTGACTGCTGCACCGGCCCGGATGCTGAGGTCCTGGTCTTCCCCTCAGAGGTGAGAAGGGTAATCGCTCACACAGACCAGCCATGGCTGGAGGTGGTCGAGCCCCCGAAGACCGGCGTCTGGGACAGCGATGGAAACTTCCACACGCTCGAGTGGATGCTGAGGCGCTCAGGGAACAGATGCGCGTACTACGATGCTGCATCAGGATCGTGCAGGATATACCCAGCACGCCCTGATATCTGCAGGACGTATCCGTTCTATCTCGACGGCGATGAGCTGCGTGTGTCAGAGTGCAGGGGCCTGGGGATGGAGATGGATGATGAAGAGGCGCTGCACATCGCCCATGAGCTGAAGAGGCGTCTCATTTCAGAGATAATGGAGGAGAGGGAGGTCAGATCGAGGTTCTCAGGATTTGCAGCTGCGGACCGACCGGAAAGACCGACAGGCGTGTGCATAGTCCACGATGGAGAGGGGGCTCACAGGGTTCCGCTCCGTAGAGGCTGGACAGAGTGA
- a CDS encoding NosD domain-containing protein yields MRLMLCAIMLLLVLPSEGRVIRVDDDGDADFASIQAALAMAEDGDVIEVLSGVYAESVNITKSISVRGIDSGEGLPLLNGGGRDGFVVSSNGVNVSGFIITNASGWGAAGIRVLSEDALISGCNVSDSFTGVLLLGGNGSAVDNNITGCHFAGIVAASSYNALRMNRVHENNNAGILILSSSGNLVDGNDASYNLGSGIKAYRSSDCVIRNNTAYTNDYGIVLSESHGCAVDGNILEDNDYGIYPYLSSRNTISRNTARTNDYAVYLYSSWNNSITENDLRMNDAYGILIYYSDNNTISSNDLRSNEIGGLSLRGSRNNTISGNDMGGSPHSLHMEDSEHNIAEGNRISGGETGVILERSMNNTLAGNTISDMLIGMSISSGRGNLVAGNNLTGCRLGVEANASPSTGISANTIERGDLCVHLIRSPDSMLKGNTLRQSSSGVIVEASDGFAAIGNSFDGVPRAIHITASSGFRMSNSSITGADTAILVNASKTGVVDGNRIDNAAEGIRLQAAYETEISGNHVTGARSGIRLENSNGNKIERNNISRCNSGIVLSRSWKNVLRMNIISHNSNGLALDEGMYPMESSENQIYLNSFVQNRNDVVSYISSNSWSSPTSIRYSYRGRSFESRMGNYWHGWDGEDRNSDGILDRGKSVGLEDDPYPLAEPPERYTLMGY; encoded by the coding sequence ATGAGGCTCATGCTATGTGCAATCATGCTGCTTCTCGTCCTTCCGTCTGAGGGGCGCGTGATAAGGGTTGATGATGACGGAGACGCTGATTTCGCAAGCATCCAGGCGGCCCTTGCCATGGCAGAGGATGGCGATGTGATAGAGGTGCTGAGCGGTGTTTACGCGGAGAGCGTGAACATAACAAAGTCCATCAGTGTACGCGGAATCGACTCCGGAGAGGGCCTTCCTCTCCTGAACGGAGGCGGCCGGGATGGTTTTGTTGTCTCCTCGAATGGCGTTAATGTGAGCGGATTCATCATAACGAACGCGAGCGGGTGGGGAGCCGCTGGCATAAGAGTTCTCTCAGAGGACGCCCTCATATCCGGATGCAATGTTAGCGATTCGTTCACCGGAGTTCTCCTCCTCGGCGGTAATGGGTCTGCTGTTGATAACAACATAACAGGATGCCACTTCGCCGGAATCGTGGCCGCATCCTCTTATAATGCTTTGAGAATGAACAGGGTGCATGAGAACAACAATGCCGGCATACTTATTCTGAGTTCGAGCGGGAATCTCGTGGACGGCAATGATGCTAGCTACAACCTCGGAAGCGGGATAAAGGCCTACAGATCAAGCGATTGCGTCATAAGAAACAACACTGCATATACGAACGACTACGGCATAGTGCTATCCGAGTCTCATGGATGCGCTGTTGATGGCAACATCCTCGAGGACAACGATTACGGCATATATCCATACCTCTCCTCCAGGAACACCATATCCAGAAACACCGCAAGGACGAACGACTACGCTGTGTACCTCTACAGCTCGTGGAACAACAGCATAACCGAGAACGACCTCAGGATGAACGATGCCTACGGGATTCTGATATACTATTCTGATAATAATACGATCTCATCGAATGATTTGAGATCGAACGAGATCGGCGGGCTGAGCTTGAGGGGCTCAAGGAACAATACCATAAGCGGGAATGATATGGGCGGCAGCCCGCATTCGCTCCACATGGAGGACTCTGAGCACAATATCGCAGAAGGAAACAGGATAAGCGGTGGCGAGACAGGAGTCATCCTTGAGAGGTCCATGAACAACACCCTCGCCGGAAACACGATCTCTGATATGCTCATAGGGATGTCGATCTCATCGGGCCGTGGGAATCTCGTTGCCGGGAATAACCTCACAGGATGCAGACTTGGAGTAGAGGCGAACGCCTCCCCAAGCACAGGCATATCAGCGAATACCATCGAGAGAGGCGATCTGTGCGTTCATCTCATCCGCTCCCCGGACTCCATGCTCAAGGGCAACACCCTCAGGCAGAGCAGCTCCGGTGTGATCGTCGAGGCGTCTGATGGTTTTGCGGCGATCGGGAACTCGTTCGATGGGGTGCCCAGAGCAATTCACATAACCGCATCCTCCGGATTCAGGATGTCCAACAGCAGCATAACCGGAGCCGATACCGCAATTCTCGTGAACGCCTCGAAGACTGGCGTTGTGGATGGCAACCGCATAGACAACGCAGCTGAGGGCATAAGGCTCCAGGCGGCATATGAAACAGAGATCTCCGGAAACCACGTCACAGGCGCGAGGAGCGGGATTCGCCTGGAAAATTCGAATGGAAACAAGATCGAGAGGAACAACATCTCTAGATGCAACAGCGGAATTGTGCTCTCACGCTCCTGGAAGAACGTTCTGAGGATGAACATCATATCGCACAACAGCAACGGGCTGGCGCTAGATGAGGGCATGTACCCCATGGAGTCGAGCGAGAACCAGATCTACCTCAACAGCTTCGTTCAGAACAGAAACGATGTTGTTTCGTACATCTCGAGCAATTCCTGGAGCTCCCCCACAAGCATCCGGTACAGCTACCGAGGCAGGAGCTTCGAGAGCAGGATGGGCAACTACTGGCACGGCTGGGATGGGGAGGACAGGAACAGCGATGGGATACTGGACAGGGGCAAGAGCGTTGGCCTGGAGGACGATCCGTATCCGCTAGCTGAGCCTCCGGAGAGGTACACATTGATGGGGTATTGA
- a CDS encoding flavodoxin domain-containing protein, which translates to MIRTLVVYDSRYGSTEEVARTLSLILGPSDAVRVGEIQPEHRRFDLFVLGAPVYKGVVSPNLWNFVRENLSWLREKRIALFTTSIDRKDGETNLESLKKMIGDSVFLSRALGGRMCIERLSSNDLLGMESFCKRKGFLFQDIDTLVREEVVEFGLEIKRARDMISPRMPINELRRLIDAFLASHSTCTLATGYGSRVRATPLEYLYRNGAIYFLSEGGEKFANIMLNSRVSVAVYDPYESMRDVAGIQLSGRACFVEMGSDEYSDVLRQRGISQSTISSLPVRLHMVKIVLERAELLCARLKSRGYEITQIYDFPEFGAI; encoded by the coding sequence ATGATCCGGACTCTTGTAGTTTATGATAGCAGATACGGCTCGACCGAGGAGGTCGCACGGACGCTCTCGCTGATACTCGGCCCCTCTGATGCTGTTAGGGTCGGCGAGATCCAGCCGGAGCACAGGAGGTTCGATCTCTTCGTTCTGGGCGCGCCCGTGTACAAGGGTGTTGTCAGCCCGAACCTGTGGAACTTTGTGAGGGAGAACCTGAGCTGGTTGCGCGAAAAGAGAATCGCGCTCTTCACCACATCCATAGACAGGAAGGATGGGGAGACAAACCTGGAAAGTCTAAAAAAGATGATCGGAGACAGCGTATTTCTCTCGAGGGCCCTCGGCGGGAGGATGTGCATCGAGAGGCTCAGCTCGAACGATCTCCTTGGAATGGAGTCGTTCTGCAAGAGGAAGGGCTTTCTCTTCCAGGACATAGACACGCTGGTCAGGGAGGAGGTTGTCGAGTTCGGGCTGGAGATAAAGAGAGCGAGAGACATGATCTCGCCCAGAATGCCAATAAACGAACTCCGGAGGCTGATAGATGCGTTTCTGGCATCTCACAGCACATGCACACTTGCAACAGGTTATGGTTCAAGGGTCAGGGCGACGCCTCTTGAGTACCTCTACAGGAATGGCGCAATCTACTTTCTGAGCGAGGGAGGGGAGAAGTTCGCGAACATAATGCTGAACAGCAGGGTCTCAGTTGCGGTCTACGATCCGTATGAGAGCATGAGGGATGTTGCGGGTATACAGCTCTCCGGACGGGCATGCTTTGTCGAGATGGGCAGCGATGAGTACAGCGACGTGCTCAGGCAGAGGGGGATAAGCCAGAGCACAATCTCATCGCTCCCTGTGCGTCTTCACATGGTCAAAATCGTGCTGGAACGAGCTGAGCTTCTCTGCGCCAGGCTGAAATCCAGAGGCTACGAGATAACCCAGATCTATGACTTTCCTGAGTTCGGAGCGATATGA
- a CDS encoding DUF447 domain-containing protein produces MDTDAILDELGILPGINEVIVTTERDGVPNAAPIGIIRGESITVRLFLGTHTYENVLATGQLVANVTHDPMIFVEAAMSDLGEGCFLRRDGVLTLRDAESWALFRCSPYRTDIIMPELEFVRGEVIRKDFRAINRGVSCVIEAAIAATRYNALRVDSYLEEIRKLRRIVQRCGGPREIAAMKRLEEHLAASFP; encoded by the coding sequence ATGGATACAGATGCTATTCTTGATGAGCTTGGCATACTTCCAGGCATAAACGAGGTCATAGTCACAACCGAGCGTGACGGCGTGCCGAATGCAGCACCCATAGGGATAATAAGAGGAGAAAGCATAACGGTCCGTCTGTTTCTCGGGACGCACACATATGAGAACGTCCTCGCCACCGGCCAGCTTGTGGCAAACGTAACCCATGACCCGATGATATTCGTGGAGGCCGCTATGTCTGATCTAGGAGAGGGGTGCTTTCTAAGAAGAGATGGAGTGCTGACTTTAAGGGACGCCGAGTCATGGGCGCTCTTCCGGTGCAGCCCCTACAGGACAGACATAATCATGCCAGAGCTCGAGTTCGTCAGGGGAGAGGTCATCAGAAAGGATTTTCGCGCCATCAACCGCGGTGTATCATGCGTGATCGAGGCTGCAATTGCAGCTACAAGGTACAACGCGCTACGTGTGGATTCCTACCTCGAGGAGATAAGAAAGCTCAGGAGAATAGTGCAGAGGTGTGGAGGACCTAGGGAGATCGCGGCCATGAAGCGGCTAGAGGAGCATCTGGCCGCCTCTTTCCCGTGA
- a CDS encoding GMP synthase subunit A, with protein sequence MKILVVNNYGQFNHLIHRSIRDKVETRIVSNETPVEDIVADGLILGGGPSMERAGRCSEYLRTLDIPVLGICLGLQIMAATFGGKVETGRVGGYANVEIEVLEEDGILKGLPRRFMAWASHADQVTICPEEFRVIARSSICEIEAICHESRPLYGVQWHPEVAHTEHGEKVFDNFLEICRR encoded by the coding sequence ATGAAGATACTCGTGGTCAACAACTACGGACAGTTCAATCATCTCATACACAGAAGCATAAGAGATAAGGTTGAGACCAGGATTGTATCAAACGAGACGCCTGTTGAGGATATCGTTGCAGATGGCCTGATCCTCGGCGGAGGTCCGTCGATGGAGAGAGCGGGTAGGTGCTCAGAGTACCTGCGAACGCTCGATATTCCTGTTCTCGGCATATGTCTCGGGCTTCAGATAATGGCTGCGACTTTCGGGGGCAAAGTCGAGACCGGCAGGGTCGGCGGGTATGCGAACGTCGAGATCGAGGTCCTTGAGGAGGATGGTATTCTGAAAGGATTGCCACGCAGGTTCATGGCATGGGCCTCGCATGCGGATCAGGTGACCATCTGCCCAGAAGAATTCAGAGTTATCGCGCGCTCGTCGATCTGCGAGATCGAGGCGATCTGCCACGAGAGCAGGCCGCTTTACGGCGTCCAGTGGCATCCGGAGGTCGCACACACAGAGCACGGGGAGAAGGTCTTCGATAACTTCCTGGAGATATGCAGGAGATGA
- the gpmI gene encoding 2,3-bisphosphoglycerate-independent phosphoglycerate mutase has product MRPVVLIIMDGYGLSEEKEGNAVAGAHKPNLDRLKSLYPHTSLGASGLDVGLPRGQMGNSEVGHLNLGAGRIVYQDYTRISLAIEQNRLRDVRQLVDAMVTARDSGRNLHLMGLLSDGGVHSHITHLFALLDMAKELGVERVYVHPILDGRDVPPRSAQIYVSQLEEKLARIGIGRIATISGRYYAMDRDKRWDRTEAAYRAMTEGVGIQAATAEEAVRMGYERGETDEFLKPTVIDPQGLVREGDSMIFFNFRPDRARQITRAFVQPDFREFKRMYLRPFFVCMTQYDESIDAPVAFPPEYLKETLGEVLSRAGLRQLRIAETEKYAHVTYFFNGGREEPFTGEDRILIPSPKIPTYDLKPEMSAPEVTSTVVERIRSGGYDVVIMNYANPDMVGHTGIYEAAVRAVEAVDRGVGTVVDEVLSRGGVALITSDHGNAEKMLEKSTGEPHTAHTTNRVPFILAGCDDVSGLRDDGILADVAPTMLELLGIEKPSSMSGRSLIKRVDQMD; this is encoded by the coding sequence ATGAGGCCGGTGGTTCTTATAATAATGGACGGCTATGGGCTCTCCGAGGAGAAAGAGGGAAATGCAGTTGCAGGCGCCCATAAGCCAAACCTGGACAGGCTCAAATCCCTCTACCCTCACACATCCCTTGGCGCATCAGGGCTCGATGTGGGGCTCCCCAGAGGGCAGATGGGAAACTCTGAGGTGGGTCACCTGAACCTGGGCGCAGGAAGAATAGTCTACCAGGATTACACGCGCATAAGCCTAGCCATCGAGCAGAACAGGCTGAGGGATGTGAGGCAGCTCGTCGATGCGATGGTGACTGCGAGGGACTCGGGGAGAAACCTGCACCTGATGGGCCTGCTCTCGGATGGCGGCGTTCACAGCCACATCACACACCTCTTCGCGCTCCTAGACATGGCAAAGGAGCTCGGGGTCGAGAGGGTTTATGTGCACCCCATACTCGATGGCAGGGACGTTCCACCGAGGAGCGCTCAGATCTACGTATCACAGCTCGAGGAGAAGCTCGCCCGGATCGGCATCGGGAGAATCGCCACCATATCCGGGCGCTACTATGCGATGGACAGGGATAAGCGATGGGATCGGACCGAGGCTGCGTACAGGGCCATGACCGAGGGTGTGGGGATCCAGGCAGCCACCGCAGAGGAGGCGGTTCGCATGGGCTATGAGCGGGGCGAGACCGATGAGTTTCTCAAACCAACCGTGATCGATCCGCAGGGGCTCGTCCGGGAGGGGGACAGCATGATCTTCTTCAACTTCAGGCCCGATCGCGCCCGCCAGATAACCAGAGCTTTTGTGCAGCCGGATTTCAGGGAGTTCAAACGCATGTATCTCAGACCGTTTTTCGTCTGCATGACACAGTACGATGAGAGCATCGACGCTCCGGTCGCATTTCCTCCTGAGTACCTGAAGGAGACTCTCGGCGAGGTCCTGAGCAGGGCCGGCCTCAGACAGCTCAGGATAGCAGAGACGGAGAAGTACGCGCATGTCACATACTTCTTCAATGGAGGGAGAGAAGAGCCGTTTACCGGCGAGGACAGAATCCTGATACCATCTCCTAAGATACCGACGTATGATCTGAAGCCAGAGATGTCTGCGCCGGAGGTCACGTCCACGGTTGTGGAGCGCATCAGGTCAGGGGGATATGATGTTGTGATCATGAACTACGCCAACCCTGACATGGTCGGGCACACCGGTATATACGAGGCGGCTGTGCGTGCCGTTGAGGCTGTCGATCGCGGCGTCGGCACTGTCGTCGATGAGGTTCTCTCCAGAGGCGGGGTTGCTCTCATAACCTCAGATCACGGGAACGCGGAGAAGATGCTGGAGAAAAGCACAGGAGAGCCGCACACAGCGCACACGACCAACAGGGTGCCCTTCATCCTGGCCGGCTGCGATGATGTCAGTGGGCTCAGGGATGACGGGATCCTCGCGGATGTCGCGCCCACGATGCTCGAGCTGCTTGGCATAGAGAAGCCCAGCTCGATGAGCGGCAGATCGCTAATAAAAAGGGTCGATCAAATGGATTGA
- the thsB gene encoding thermosome subunit beta: protein MAALGGVPVIILKEGTQRESGREAIENNIMAARAVANAVKTTLGPKGMDKLLVDALGDVTITNDGVTILREMEVQHPAAKMVVEASKTQDKEVGDGTTTVAILIGELLKHARELMEKGLHPTVIARGYSLAAGKAVEFLNSIARDVSEKDRELLEKVAITAMTGKLAETPSHKVARYAVDLVLSTVDKFNGKTVVDLDNVMVEKRVGGGIEDSELVQGVIIDKERVHQNMPTRVENARIALLNVPIERRDTETKAEISITSGDQFQLFMDHEKEEIRKVVDKVIRSGANVVFCQKGIDDLAQHFLAKAGIMAYRRMRKSDLEKLSRATGGRLITNLDELKPEDLGEAALVEERIVGAGPMTFVTGCRNPGYLSLILRGGTQQVVDSLERALDDALHAVATAIESGKLLAGGGAPETAVSIRLRQYAASLKGREQLAVEKFAEAIEVVPKTLAENAGFNPIDKMVALRSKHEKFGSTYGLNAYTGEIVDMWDIGVVEPLRVKVQAIYSATDAANLILRIDDVIAAKKKEEGEEKEGQMQQGGMGGMGGMGGFPPGMM from the coding sequence ATGGCTGCGTTAGGAGGAGTACCGGTAATCATACTCAAGGAGGGCACCCAGAGGGAGTCTGGCAGGGAGGCGATTGAGAACAACATAATGGCCGCACGTGCGGTCGCAAATGCCGTGAAGACAACCCTGGGGCCGAAGGGCATGGACAAGCTTCTTGTTGATGCGCTTGGGGATGTCACGATAACCAATGATGGGGTCACAATACTCAGGGAGATGGAGGTCCAGCATCCAGCTGCCAAGATGGTCGTGGAGGCATCTAAGACCCAGGACAAGGAGGTCGGAGATGGCACCACAACAGTGGCCATACTGATAGGCGAGCTGCTGAAGCATGCAAGGGAGCTCATGGAGAAGGGTCTGCATCCCACGGTGATCGCACGAGGCTACAGCCTGGCAGCAGGAAAGGCTGTGGAGTTTCTGAACAGCATAGCAAGAGACGTCTCGGAGAAGGACAGGGAGCTTCTGGAGAAGGTTGCCATAACCGCGATGACCGGAAAGCTCGCCGAGACACCGAGCCACAAGGTCGCCAGGTACGCTGTCGATCTCGTGCTCTCCACAGTTGACAAGTTCAACGGGAAGACCGTTGTCGATCTTGACAATGTGATGGTCGAGAAGAGAGTTGGCGGCGGGATCGAGGACTCTGAGCTCGTCCAGGGTGTGATCATAGACAAGGAGAGGGTCCACCAGAACATGCCGACAAGGGTGGAGAATGCGAGGATCGCGCTGCTGAACGTCCCGATCGAGAGAAGGGACACAGAGACGAAGGCAGAGATTTCGATCACATCTGGCGATCAGTTCCAGCTCTTCATGGATCATGAGAAGGAGGAGATCAGGAAGGTCGTGGATAAGGTGATAAGAAGCGGCGCCAATGTGGTCTTCTGCCAGAAGGGCATCGACGATCTAGCACAGCACTTCCTTGCCAAAGCGGGTATCATGGCGTACCGGAGGATGAGAAAGAGCGATCTTGAGAAGCTATCGCGCGCCACAGGAGGCAGGCTCATAACGAATCTTGATGAGCTGAAGCCCGAGGATCTCGGCGAGGCGGCTCTCGTCGAGGAGAGGATTGTGGGCGCAGGACCCATGACCTTTGTCACAGGATGCAGGAATCCCGGATACCTGTCACTGATACTCCGCGGTGGAACACAGCAGGTCGTCGACAGCCTTGAGAGGGCGCTGGATGATGCTCTCCACGCCGTTGCCACAGCGATCGAGAGCGGCAAGCTGCTGGCCGGAGGCGGCGCACCCGAGACTGCTGTGAGCATAAGGCTGAGACAGTATGCTGCCTCCCTGAAGGGCCGAGAGCAGCTCGCGGTCGAGAAGTTCGCCGAGGCGATAGAGGTTGTGCCAAAGACGCTCGCAGAGAACGCCGGGTTTAATCCGATAGACAAGATGGTCGCTCTGAGAAGCAAGCACGAAAAGTTCGGCAGCACATACGGGCTCAACGCATACACCGGAGAGATCGTGGACATGTGGGATATCGGGGTCGTCGAGCCCCTCAGGGTCAAGGTCCAGGCGATATACTCCGCAACAGATGCAGCAAACCTCATACTCAGAATAGACGATGTGATCGCCGCCAAGAAGAAGGAGGAGGGCGAGGAGAAGGAGGGCCAGATGCAGCAGGGCGGAATGGGTGGAATGGGTGGAATGGGAGGATTTCCACCTGGGATGATGTGA
- a CDS encoding triphosphoribosyl-dephospho-CoA synthase: MNIMDPDRIAQLAQMAMLLELSSSPKPGNVDRCHDYEDVSFSHFVASAVLSYPSFRKAASGASDIGKLILDTVSAWREWGLKGNTHFGEIVLLIPLASAASRPGPLRSEILRVVESTTVEDSICFYRAFELAGARAADVNEMSLKDPKAVDEIAARGMRLIDLMRISQGHDLIAREWATGFSRSFELADALCEMIPRHGLNRGVVLTYMTALSEEPDSLVASKFGIDVALEVSRMAGAALRSHDVISSAMEMDRVLISRDINPGSTADLIASSLFIALMRGLRF, encoded by the coding sequence ATGAACATCATGGATCCGGACAGGATCGCCCAGCTGGCCCAGATGGCCATGCTGCTGGAGCTCTCCTCGAGCCCGAAGCCCGGAAATGTCGACAGGTGCCATGATTACGAGGACGTGAGCTTCAGCCACTTCGTCGCGAGCGCGGTGTTATCATACCCTTCATTCAGGAAGGCTGCATCTGGCGCCTCGGATATAGGCAAGCTTATTTTAGATACGGTCTCCGCATGGCGCGAGTGGGGGCTGAAGGGGAACACGCACTTCGGTGAGATTGTCCTGCTCATACCGCTCGCATCTGCAGCATCCAGGCCCGGACCGCTAAGATCGGAGATACTCAGAGTTGTGGAATCGACCACTGTGGAGGATTCGATCTGCTTTTACAGAGCGTTCGAGCTCGCAGGTGCCAGGGCGGCTGATGTTAATGAGATGAGCCTGAAGGATCCGAAAGCTGTTGATGAGATCGCAGCGAGAGGCATGCGGCTTATAGATCTCATGCGCATCTCCCAAGGGCACGATCTGATAGCTAGGGAGTGGGCCACCGGATTCTCGAGGAGCTTCGAGCTCGCGGATGCTCTCTGCGAGATGATTCCTAGGCACGGGCTGAACAGAGGTGTTGTTCTCACTTACATGACCGCGCTCTCAGAAGAGCCGGACAGCCTTGTGGCTTCCAAATTCGGGATCGATGTCGCTCTGGAGGTCTCCAGGATGGCAGGCGCCGCTCTTAGATCTCATGATGTCATCTCGAGCGCCATGGAGATGGACAGGGTGCTGATCTCGAGGGACATCAACCCTGGCTCCACAGCTGACCTGATAGCATCATCTTTATTTATCGCGCTGATGAGGGGCCTGAGGTTCTGA
- a CDS encoding methanogenesis marker 9 domain-containing protein, which translates to MLKIGYASLKSPVAMVCHGNACPPDVGLAVLEGVEERDDIEALVRDAGVPAVLSFRSASPEGLMEASRIAARMHAIIEIDLSDRDAMDLIRTCGLLRLIKSAGAATSLRISPSAVLPKSNPGAIKSLRSAGLDLIHLDLRGCDGYATSILRSISDARGPGIMALSDVRSFEDAKRLLSMGADVISLSKTTDEEFARWLSSALRKFEDITGWYNAPKHICAGGDLRGLAFCCPPVKPCPVHGALKRLGITPEEFVRRKLDLARGTPLEKGDGTCFGSLIWCCKITKPCYMRDAALRRAGLTPKEYMILKRGVAEGLLR; encoded by the coding sequence ATGCTGAAAATAGGGTATGCATCTCTGAAGAGCCCTGTGGCCATGGTATGCCATGGAAACGCTTGCCCGCCGGATGTGGGTCTTGCAGTCCTTGAGGGCGTAGAGGAGAGAGATGACATCGAGGCGCTCGTCAGAGATGCAGGTGTGCCGGCTGTGCTGTCATTCAGATCAGCATCCCCTGAGGGGCTCATGGAGGCCTCAAGGATCGCAGCCAGGATGCATGCCATCATCGAGATCGATCTCTCTGATAGGGATGCCATGGATCTCATAAGAACATGCGGCCTGCTGAGGCTGATCAAATCCGCCGGCGCCGCAACCTCTCTTCGCATCTCTCCGTCGGCTGTGCTCCCCAAATCTAACCCTGGTGCGATCAAGAGTCTGAGATCCGCAGGGCTGGATCTGATCCACCTCGATCTGAGAGGCTGTGATGGATATGCAACATCGATTCTGAGGAGCATCTCAGATGCCAGAGGTCCAGGAATAATGGCCCTCTCTGATGTTAGATCCTTCGAAGATGCGAAGCGCCTGCTCTCAATGGGCGCGGATGTGATCTCGCTCAGCAAAACCACAGACGAGGAGTTTGCGAGATGGCTATCCTCCGCCCTCAGGAAGTTTGAGGATATCACAGGATGGTACAATGCCCCGAAGCACATATGCGCCGGCGGCGACCTGCGAGGCCTTGCGTTCTGCTGCCCTCCGGTCAAGCCATGCCCTGTTCATGGCGCCCTGAAGAGGCTTGGAATAACGCCAGAGGAGTTCGTGCGGCGGAAGCTCGATCTTGCGAGAGGAACTCCTCTCGAAAAGGGAGATGGGACGTGCTTCGGCAGCCTGATATGGTGCTGCAAGATAACAAAACCCTGCTACATGAGGGACGCGGCCCTCAGAAGAGCAGGGCTGACGCCGAAGGAGTACATGATCCTGAAGAGAGGGGTCGCTGAGGGGCTGCTGCGTTGA